In Miscanthus floridulus cultivar M001 unplaced genomic scaffold, ASM1932011v1 fs_276_1_2, whole genome shotgun sequence, the following proteins share a genomic window:
- the LOC136531086 gene encoding uncharacterized protein isoform X1 — protein MAATGGVSADDVPILQAENLTSNVKSIYYSRTFLSIIGGVVAGIWGFTGLTGFVFYFLIMMVASIGLLAKSKFSVQTYFDSWTRISVEGVFGGLMSFVLFWTYPFSLIIYKESCPYSISLLHVLI, from the exons ATGGCGGCGACCGGCGGCGTTTCAGCTGACGATGTCCCGATCCTGCAGGCAGAGAACCTCACCAGCAACGTCAAGTCCATCTACTACAG TCGAACATTCTTGTCGATCATTGGTGGAGTTGTTGCTGGAATCTGGGGATTCACAGGCTTGACGGGAtttgtcttctactttctgatAATGATGGTTGCATCTATTGGGCTCTTAGCGAAGTCAAAGTTTTCAGTCCAGACATACTTCGATAGTTGGACTAGGATTTCAGTTGAAGGAGTTTTTGGTGGTCTTATG TCATTTGTGCTGTTCTGGACGTATCCTTTTTCTTTGATAATTTATAAAGAGTCTTGTCCATACTCCATTTCTCTTCttcatgtgcttatatag
- the LOC136531086 gene encoding uncharacterized protein isoform X2, producing the protein MAATGGVSADDVPILQAENLTSNVKSIYYSRTFLSIIGGVVAGIWGFTGLTGFVFYFLIMMVASIGLLAKSKFSVQTYFDSWTRISVEGVFGGLMSFVLFWTFAYDIVHIF; encoded by the exons ATGGCGGCGACCGGCGGCGTTTCAGCTGACGATGTCCCGATCCTGCAGGCAGAGAACCTCACCAGCAACGTCAAGTCCATCTACTACAG TCGAACATTCTTGTCGATCATTGGTGGAGTTGTTGCTGGAATCTGGGGATTCACAGGCTTGACGGGAtttgtcttctactttctgatAATGATGGTTGCATCTATTGGGCTCTTAGCGAAGTCAAAGTTTTCAGTCCAGACATACTTCGATAGTTGGACTAGGATTTCAGTTGAAGGAGTTTTTGGTGGTCTTATG TCATTTGTGCTGTTCTGGAC ATTTGCTTATGACATTGTTCACATCTTCTGA
- the LOC136531085 gene encoding uncharacterized protein — protein MAASLLRSGHRLFLRRHRLSAAFSTAAAEELIDVRKLPTDYDPSTFDPSSPSRPPPSDRVWRLVEEVSSLTLAETAALSSLLLRRLDIPSAPPIAILNSAAGLGGGGGATAGAAGEKAAAAAEKTVFELRLEAFDAASKIKVIKEIRSFTDLGLKEAKELVEKAPAVIKGGVSKEEAEAIVEKMKAVGAKVIMD, from the coding sequence atggccgcctccttgCTCCGCTCAGGCCACCGCCTCTTCCTCCGCCGCCATCGCCTTTCCGCGGCATTCTCCACCGCTGCGGCCGAGGAGCTCATCGACGTCCGCAAGCTTCCCACTGACTACGACCCCTCCACCTTCGACCCGTCCTCCCCCTCCCGCCCGCCGCCGTCCGACCGCGTGTGGCGTCTCGTCGAGGAGGTCTCCTCCCTGACCCTCGCGGAGACcgccgctctctcctctctcctcctccgccgcctcgaCATCCCCTCCGCACCACCCATCGCCATCCTCAACTCCGCCGCGgggctgggcggcggcggcggcgccacggCCGGCGCGGCGGgggagaaggcggcggcggcagccgagAAGACGGTCTTCGAGCTGCGGCTGGAGGCGTTCGACGCGGCGAGCAAGATCAAGGTGATCAAGGAGATCCGGTCGTTCACTGACCTGGGGCTGAAGGAGGCCAAGGAGCTGGTGGAGAAGGCGCCTGCGGTGATCAAGGGCGGCGTATCCAAGGAGGAGGCTGAGGCGATTGTTGAGAAGATGAAGGCAGTTGGCGCCAAGGTCATTATGGACTGA